The window TTAAGTACAATTCACACAAAATTTCAGGATAATCTTCACTTTAGTATCACTCAATGACCTATAATAGGTATTAAATCAGCAAGTCCAAAATAGGGTCAGTCTGAATTAACctcaaaaaaaaatatctaatattGAAACCACATGATCAATCTAATCCTCAGCCAAATTCCTTAGCAAGAGCTCAATCCAATGGCTatgatatatataatttattcccAAGCCTGGGGCACCATGTGTACGCGCTTCAAGAATTTATTAGGAGGGCAGAATATGGGATCGAACCGTCTATTTCAGAATTAGTCGGATTGTAAAATCTGAATACttggtatatataaaaaaatactaGAAATATAAAGTGCATAATATCTTCTTGGTACATGATTAACCACCCAATCAAACACCAGTAACTTAGCCTTGTCCACTGAAAGCAGGATACAAGTAGCAGTAACATGTCAAAAACAGAATCTATATACCACAGATTAAACTCCTACCCCTTGCACTTCTCCCAAGCAAAGCGAAAAAGACCAACCATATTTGTATGGTGCGTATATCAATCTATATCTTTGATGCATAAGCATCAAGTTTAAGGATCGCCAACTCCCTTATCTTTTGGCTTTGTCAGGAGAAAACTAGGCAGTGGGAGGGTGCTGGGCGGCGGCGAGAGTGAGTAAACAGATGACCCCGGCAGGACCTCTTCCTTCGAGTTTCCCTTCTTCCGATTCACTGAAGCAGCTACGGCAggcctctctctccctctcggtCGCGGcgggagagggagaagaggaggTTGGAGCAGCGGCGCCGTGGAATAATTAGGAGGAGATGATGTCGTCGTCGTCGTAAATTGATGGGAGAAGGAAAAAGTGGGAGGAAGAGAGCCATAGAAGTTAGTCTgccgctgctgctgctgcttctgGTGTGGAAAGAGTTGATTCACAGACGATGGATCGAGGGACATGTATCTTGGTCTCACGATCTCAGCTCCTCCTCCCGTAGAAACTCTTCTTGAGCTTACCTTTGTTTGATCTATCAGAAGGCCCTCCGTATTCATGTTATACTGATCATCTGTTCAGATCATTCAGAATCTGTCTGTTTCAGCATGCAGCAACTAGAcgatcctcttcctctctcccttggAATGAAGCAGAGCAGGCATATggatgcttttatgatagttgcATGGCTCCTTTTAACATCTTGTGGTTCAGAAATCAGAGTAGAATGAATACGAAACGGATAGGATTCGCGCCAACTTGGGAGACTGGAGTGAGTGTGCCTGTGCTTTTTTTTGGTCGGAAATCGGAATCATCGAGTGTGTCTCAGGGGCGGCGGCCGACCATTCGATGTGGACCGTACGATGGTGGGGGAGATGTCTCCATCGGACGGACGGAGGCGAGGAAAGTGATGAGAAGCTTTTTGAACTTTATATTTACTCTCTGAAAATGATAGTAATTGATGGATAATTTGTTAGGGGATCCGTAATGCTATCTAGTTATAATattcaccatctcatcaaaaaatATAGGGTCCACTATCACATATTCATTATAACAACTTTTTTTTTCACTCACATTTCTTTAATATCcacactcattatttatgggtTCCACAATCcactcaattattttaaaattatatcatattaaataaatatattttaaatatattttagaatatttaaattattattataattaatcttacttttaaaaatattatagtttttcaaaaataatattaattttttaatatatttattaaataaaatagatgttGGTGAAAAACGAAATTACAATATGGGCAAAACGACTTTCCTTAAACAACTTCCTCTTGGGATCTTCTGGGCAAGGAAAAGCCTTAACAAAAGTAGCCCACTCAGGATATATTCCATCTGTTAGATAATATCCCTTCGTATATGCAGTGTCATTCCCCGTGAAATTAATCTCCGGAATATTTCCTTGCAAAACGTTGTTGAATATGGGAGATTCATATAACACATTAATATCGTTACGTGAACCGACGACCCCAAAGAATGCATGTCATATCCACAAGTCATGTGATGCGACCGCTTCAAGTACGATTGTTGGTGACTCATGTCCCCTTGTAAATTGACATTTCCAAGCAACTGGACAATTTTTCCAAGTCCAATGCATACAATCAAGGCTGCCTAACATGCCAGGGAAGTCATGCCTCTcatcatgcatttgaagaagACGTTGAACATCATCAACATTTGGCCTTCTAGTACCTATCACCAAATATTTCAACCATGTATTCGCAAAACTTGAAAAGACACCTGATGGTAGTTGATTCACCCATGCGTAGGTACTCGTCAAGATTATCGGTAGGGACTCCGTAAGCCAGTTGACGAATCGCAACGGTGCATTTTTGTAGTGGTGACAACCCTTTTCTTCGTACAACATCGTCCCTATGTTGGAAAAATGCTGAATGATTCTCTAATGCATTCACTATGCGGAGGAATAACTCTCTTCACATTTGAAATCGTCTTCAAAATATTTCATCGTGATACACCGGGTTTATAGAGAAATAATCATTGGTGAGCCTCTCATGCCCGACTTCATGATTTCTTTGGACGAGCCTTCTTCTGCGTGTGTCTCTCCTCTGATATGCTTCCATAAGTTGTTCGTGTTGTTGAAGAACCAATAACATCAGTTCTTCACCCGGATCATAAGCTCGCTCATCGATTTCAACATGGACTTCGTCTTCGCTTGTTGAGCTGGAACTTGAGCTAGAGTTGCTCATAGAATGAGACATTTTTGGTGGAAACACGTTTTAGTATATGTGTTTGAGAAATGGTATGATAGTTGAATGAAAATCTCGTAGCACAATGTgtctatatatattgttttaCTCATGTAACGGGTAGTTTGCAACAGTTAATTTGCAACGGTTTGTTTGCAACGGCTAGTTTGCAAAGGTTTGTTTGCAACGGTTAGTTTGTAACGCCTAGTTTGTAACTGCTAATTTCCAACGGCTAGTTGCACCGGCTAGTTTCCAAGGCTAGTTCATAACGACTATTTtgcaaaattataataattaaaaatcacattaatcgaaatgagaaatacaataactaaaaattacaatcactcgaaaatataataatactagaaaatgaaCGTTCAGTAAACAATTTAGATATTCCATCTCGACCTAATATCCTGGCATATGcattcatgtatgataagctGCTCCTTTGTCATCTGCGAGATGTCTTTGTTCAATATTTCATACTCTTTCAACTTCAAGAGACGATTCTTAGCTTCAGATTTTAACAAGGCGGCTTTTGCCTTAATCTCCTCTACCTCGAGTTGTTTTTGTTTAAAATCAACTTCGGACTTCTTGACGCTTGTGTACTCAGTGAACTTTGTGATAATATTGTTGTAGTTTACTGTCAGATCCTCCATGGTAGATTTTACTttgtcttttccctttctttttgctgTCTTTTGTCCCATTGGATGAGTATCTTCATCATCCAAGTGTATACTCACATCTTGGTTGGAGGAGGTGTTGCTTGCTCCTGACTCTGAGGTCCTCGTCTTCTTTGTAGCCACAAAATGATCAGTAGACTGTGGAGTAAACATTGGACGGTCTTTGACAATTCTCCACACATGTTCAAGATTGAATGCAACGCCattattttcgaatcgatattttTCATACGCAAACCTCAATATATCTTTGTCACTGTGACCACTTCGATATGAACTGTAAACACTATTGTAATTTGCGTTGAATCGATATACTttcttttggattgtattgtgTCAATGTGACCGTATAACATTTCCACTTCTGGTGTTTGAACCTAGGGGAAGATTTTCATTGTAGTAGCTTGCAACACGTCTCCAAAAAGCATCTGCCTTTTGTTCATTGCTGATTATTGGATCATCACTAATAGTGACAAAACATCTCGCTAAGACCTTGTCTTCAACCTTTGTCCAACTTGAACGCTTTCTTGTACCCTCAGCATTTGAAACCGCTTTTTCTAAATTGACCACCTCAATTGGGGATTCACAGTTGAAAAGTTGAGTCTCCGGGATAAAAGTCGGAGTTGCAGGTTCATTTGACATCGAAGGAGTGAAAGACATACCAGTTGTATGCGGGGTACCATATCCATGAACAACCGACGGCGTGAAATACGAATGACTCATGTTTTGCCAATATTCGGCTGGAAGCGGTTGATATGGACCTCGAGGGGCATAATTTTGATGATTCATAGAATTTCCAAAACCTtggaaattttgaagattttgtggaGGAAACGACATATTTGGAAATTGATGTGGGTATTGATAATTTGGTGGAATTTGTGGATTTTGGGAAGATGAATATTCTTGCGAGTTGTTTGTAGAATTtaagaaatttgtaaaaaaatgtcatattattttcatccatttcAGATAGAAAATAAGATGATAGGGACTTAAAAAATAGACagagagaatatttagatagtaGAATTAAAAGAGTAGTGAGTTAGAATGAAAATATGTCCACATATGGGTGAATATTTATAGATGAAATTTCGAACTAGCTGTTAACTAGCCGTTAAAAAATTAactgttttatttaatttttaattttataatttacatttaaaataaaaaataaaaaaaattatacacatgGGGTGGGTCATCCCTGGCTCACCCCATGCAAAGCTTGAACGGGCTCAAGGCCTTGAACGCGTTCAAGCGGATGAACGCAGACACCGCATCTGCAACGCGACGTTAAATGAACAGTGTCGTTATAACACGAAATTAACGCCGCGTTGGAGATGCCCTTAGGCGATTGATCTATTTGTCTTGAACTAATAAGGCACCTTTCTATATTTTCAACTTTCAAAGGTATATATTTTTAAATCGGCCTAGCATATTATAtatgttttttaaatttatctttttGAAGATCCCCTCCTAACATCACGCCTTGAGCCACCTTCCAACAATGCAATGCATGAACAGCTGGATGCCCATATCAAGAACCTCCATATGTCGCATATCTCACAAGACCAAGATGCGCCCATGATCAGAAAAATGAAAATTATGAGTCATCATCGTACCTAGAAAACGCCTCTAAAGAATACTGTCCAAGGATGCCTCAGACAGTATAGTGTCCAAGAGACCAACGATGGCTATAGAGAGAGTAAATCAAGAAATCAAAATTAGATAGGCATTGGGATTGACAAGGCACCTAGATTTGATGGATATGGTGCGAGGTTATTCAAGGCAACATGGGACATATTGGACTCAAATCTTTAGGATATTGTCACAGAATTCTTCACTTCCGAAACTATTGAGAGTGGAACCACATGCTCATTGCATTGGTTCCCAAGGTTGCACATGCTCCAGTAGTTATTAACTATTGGCACATATCGTGTGCACAGTTGTGTGTTAGGTCATCTCCAAGGTCCTTGCAACACGAATGGCAGCAACCATTGCTAGTCTCCTTGATCCAGGTCAAACAGCCTTTGTTTAAGATAGATTCATTATAGAGCATATTCACCTAACACAAGAGCTATTAAAAAAATATGCTAGGAAGCAAGTCTTCGCGAGATGTGTTCTTAAGATAGATTTTCAGAAGGTTTTGACACATTTAACTCGAGCTTTCTGAGGGAATCACTATAGGGCTTTGGCTTTCTACACCTTATATAGAATGGATCATGGATTGTGTCACCACCACCTCTTTTTCAATAGCTATTAATGGAGAGATGCAAGGATAGTTTCATGGAGCCAAAGACTTGCGGCATGGAGATCCATTATTTTCATTCTTATTTGGTATATCCTGAGGTATTCTTCAGGTTGCTCAGAGATGCAACCAGGCAATCAGCGTTTCACTTCCATCTGATGTGTGTTGTGACTGTTGAGGAGCATTTTGAAAAGTTGTACCCTTTTATGATCAACAGTTTTCATTGTAAACAATGTTTAACATGTAAACAATTGCATCCTTTTGTGGCCAACGGTTTCATTATGAATGGTTGTGTCCTTTTGTGAACCAAACATCCCTAATGAATGGTTGTCTTTTTATGGCTAATTGAAATAACTCTATAAATAAATGCTCTTGGCCAAATTAATACATAACAATCATTCTCTATTCTTGTGCAAACAATCAAAGAATTTGCTATTTTGTTATTTGAGAATCTATTGTATCCTAGAAGAGATTGCCCATTATAATCCGGTCTAGCAAGATAGTGGGGGCAATAAACTCTTTAAGGAAAGTGATTACACGTCTTAGATTGCCTCGGGTTCAGCATCTCGACTTTGGATCTCAGCCTCGGGTCTTTGGCAAAGCCTCTTGGAAGGACTTCTTTAGTACAATCTTAAAAAGTTTATTTCTTCAACCGGTGAAAGACTACAATCAAGACTTTGTCAAACTAGACAGGCTTGATGGGACGGGAACAAACTTCAACCGGTGGAAAGACAAGTTGATATTCTTTCTCACCACATTGAAGGTCGCTTACGTGCTCAACTTTGATCTTCTTGCAAGTCCACCACCCACTAATGATGATTCGGAAGAATTAAGAAAGCAACGGGCCAAGTGGGAGGAGGATGAAGTGTTGTGTAGGGGTCACATCCTCAACACACTTTCGGACATGCTCTATGATCTGTTCACAGCAATAAAGAATCCAAGAGAGATTTGGACAACTTTAGACCGTGAATATGCCACTCAAAAATAAGGATTAGATAAGTTTcttgttaaaaatattttgagtttAAGCAAGATGATAATTCTCCTCTAATAGATAAAATTCATAACCTGCAAGTGATAGTTTCAAAACCTAAAGCTTATGGagtagaattttcaaaatctatGCAAGTATGTGCTATAATTGCTAAGTTGTCATCTTCATGGAATGATTATCAAAAGAAATTATTTCATACTTCTGAAATTTTTACCATATCGAGTGTGTTGAAACATCTTAGAATTGAAGAAGGTGCTAGGATCTTgcataagaaagaaaaagaaagtgaTCCTAGAGTGAATTTGGTTGAGGAGAATAgatttaataaaagaaagaaatctGAGAATATCTTTTCTAGTCACAAGCAGAAGAAGAGTAGAGTTTGTTACAATTATAGCAAAAGGGAGCATTATAAGACTGAATGTAGGGCCAATACTAATGCTCCTAGTGCTAATGCTATTGAAAGTGCAGAAATAATTGTAGCAATGGTTACACTTGGTGTGTCAACCGAACTCCACATGGGAATGCCTTCCTCATCAAAGGATTGGTGGTATGACTCGGGTGCAGCCATACATGTGTGTTGTGGCAAAGATTAATTCTAGACATATGAAGTGCTTATGGAAAATGGTGCAAGAGCCAAGGTGCTTGGCAAGGGTGATGTGCATCTTCAATTCACATCTGACAAGGAATTGGTCCTTTCCAATATGCTTCATGCCCCTAGTGTAATCAAGAATCTTGTCTCTGCGGATATCCTTAACAAGAAAGGATTGAAGACTGTAATAGAGTCTAACAATGCAATCTTGTCTAATAATGACATTTTTGTAGAAAATGCATATGCTTGTAATGGTATGTTTAAGTTGAGTATTAACGAAATAAATGATATTTCTATTTATATGCTTGATTCTTCTTATTATCTATGGCATGGTAGATTAGAACATGTTAGCCATAAAGTGTTACAATTTATGTCTAAAAATAGACCAATCAATTATAGTGATCATAGAACACCAAATAAGTGTGAAACATGCATACAAGCAAAAATAACTAGATTGCCTTTTCCTAAAGTTGAAAAAACAAATCAAATTCTtgagttaattcattcggatgtATGTGAACTTAATAGTTTACTAACAAGAGggggtaataaatacttcattacATTCATAAATGAGTTTTTAATATTTacttatgtgtacttgatgaaatCAAAGGATGAAGCATTTAATCTTTTTAAGACCTATAAAACTTTTGTAGAAAATCAAATAagccaaaaaattaaaattttgagaagtGATAGAAGAGGTGAATATCTCTCAAATGAATTCTCAAAATTTGTGAAGAAAGTGGGTATAGTGCACCAAACTAATGCGGCAtacacaccacaacaaaatggcttggctgaaagaacaaatagaactATAACTGATATGGTTAATACCATGTTATTAAGTTTATGATTGCCAACTAATTTGTGGGGTGGGGCCTTGTTGGTTGCTTGTCATGTCCAAAATAGAATTCCTTCCTTAAGGACTAAAATGTGCCCGTATGAGTTAtggaaaggaagaaaatgaaacctATCATACTTAAGGGTTTGGGGATGTGTGGCCTACTATATAGTTCCGGACAACAAAAGAACAAAATTAGGACCTAGAGCACTTAAAAGTGTACTAGTTGGCTATGctgaaaattcaaaagaaatatAGATTACTTGACATTGAGAACAATGTTAGTGGAATCAAGAGATGTGCAATTTTCAAAAAGTAAATTCCTTAAGGACTTAAAAGTGGGAATGAGCTAACTAGTGCATCAAGTTCTTTCCATGAAAAAACTTCTAGTGAGTCAACAATCAATAAAATTGACACATCTAGTGAACCTAGAAGAAATCAAAGACAAAGAAAAAATGAGCATCTTTCTTCAGAGTTCATATGTCACAAAATAATGTGTTTCTTGTGGAAGGTACTAGGGATCCTCTACTGAATAATATTCCATTTTCTTTTAATGTAGAGAAAGATCCTAAAACCTATAAAGAAGCCATGGACTCTAGGGATGTCATTTTTTGGAAAGAGACTATAAATGATGAAATGGACTCAATAGTATTTAATAGTACTTGGGTTCTGGTTAATCTACAAAAAGGCTCCAAGACTATTGGTTGCAAGTGAATATTTTGAAAGAAACTAGCTACCAATGGAACCATTCTCACctacaaagctaggttagtagttAAATTATTTAGACAAAAGAAAGGAATttattactttgatacatatgcaCTTGTAGCTAGAATAACCTCAATAAGAGTAATTTTAGCTTTAGCTTCCATCTTGAAACTTCATGCTcaccaaatggatgtgaaaataatatttctaaatggtgatttaGATGAAGAGGTCTATATGGATCAACCGGAAGGCTTTGTGCTTCCTGGAAATGAGACTAAAGTGTGTAAACTAGTAAAGTCTCTATATAGTCTAAAACAAGCCCCAAAATAATGGCATGAAAAGTTTGAGGGTATTCTACTTTCCAATGATTTTAGATATAATAATGTGGATAAGTGCATTTACTCTAAATTCACTAGTAAAAGCAGCTATAATTTATCTCTatattgatgatatgctaattgtAAGTGACACGACAAAGGGCATAGTTAAAACTAATGAGTATCTATCTTCTAAGTTTAAAATGAAATATCTTTATGAAGTTGATACTATCTTAGAAATAAAAGTTAAGAGACATAATGGGGGTTTTTCTCTTTCTCAAACTCACTATGTTGATAAGATTTTAAAGAATATCGACATTTGAATGTGAAAGAAGCAAGTACACCTTTTTGATCCAAACCTCAAAGTTTGTGATAATAATGGTAATTCAATAGCACAACTTGAGTATGCTAGTGTCATTAGAAGTCTCATGTATGTTATGGGTTGTACAAGACCTGATATATCTTATGCGGTGTGTAGACTAGCTAAATATACAAAGAATCCAAGTAAAGAACATTGAAAAACAATGACTAGAGTGCTTGCTTATCTCAAACAGACAAGAGATTTAAACATTTTCTACAATAATTTTCTTTGTGTTCTAGAGGGATTTTCGGATGCTAGTTGGATCACTAGCATAAGTGATCAAAAACCTACTAGTGGTTTTATCTTTTTACATGGTGGTGGAGCTATTTCTTGGGCCTCAAAGAAACAAACACtaataactcattccacaatAAAATCTGAGTTTGTGGCGTTAGCCTCGACTTGTAAAGAAGCTGAGTGGCTGAGAGATCTATTATTTGATATAGATTTTTTGCCTAGGCCAATGCCACTTATAACCATATATTGTGACAATGAAGCTACTATGTCTAGAGCATTGAACAAAGTGTACAATGAAAAATCTAGACATATTAGTATAAGACATGCATTTATTAGAGAAATGCTTAATAATAATATTGTCTCTATCGTGTTTGTTAGAACACATAAGAATTTAGTCGATCCATTTACCAAACCTCTAGCAAGAGATTTGGTGAGTTTGACGGCATTCAGAATGGGATTGAAACCCCTAATCTAAAGTTATTTAATGATAGAAACCCAACCTTCTTCTAGTACATCCTAGATTGAGAGTTTTAAAGGGTAAAACCAAGTTATTAAATGATTGTGAGCATCTGGTTTGTGTATACCATTCCAAGTTCAAAGTGCAAATTTTGTTACTCTTGAGTAGGTTGAACTTAGGTTCTTAATGGAATTATCTTAGAAGtgttttattaggttaattaatAAGACTTGAGATAATACCCACCTATATAATCATAAGAAGTGGCCGGTGTCGCTTCTAACAAATTTTTAGGGTAAAGTTTTTTAAATGATTATGAATCTAGGATCATCACATGGCTAGTAAACGTGCTTAAAAGTGTGTGAATAAGAGAATGTGTTTCATGGTTCATATGTGTGATAAGTTTAAGACATAATTGAATATTGGTTTAAGTAATAAGTTATCAATTATTTGCCATGGACTTATGACTTATTTACCTTATAAGAGAGTTTAAGATGAAAATCACTTTCTTTTATGTGTGATATCAATAAGTGTTAGTTTGGAATTACATTGCAAACTAAGTAGGGGAATATTGAGGTTTAGTTTGCATTGTTAACAGTGTTTGCATTTTGAAAAGTTGCATCCCTTTGTGATCAATGATTTTCATTGTAAACAATGTTTAAAATGTAAACAATTGCATCCCTTTGTGGCCAACGATTTCATTGTGAATGATTCTGTCCTTTTGTGAACCAACATGCCTAATGAATGGTTGTGCCCTTTTATGGTTAATTGAAATAACTCTATAAATAAGTGCTTTTTGGCCAAATTAATACATAATAATCATTCTCTATACTTGTGCAAACAACCAAAGAACTTGCTACTTTGTTGTTTGAGAATCTATTGTATCCTAGAAGAGATTACCCATTATAATCCAGTCTAGGAAGATAGTGGGGCAATAAACTTTTTAAGGAAAGTGATTACACCCCTTAGATTGTCTCGAGTTTAGCACCTCAACTTCGAGTCTCAGCCTCGGGTCTTTGCCAAAGGCTCTCGGAAGGACTTCTTTACTATAGTGACTAGATTCACCTTCTGGCACATGTTGATGATCTTCTAGTCTTTGCTCAAGGGGGATGAGTCCACTACCATGCATATCTTTGACTGCCTATAAAGATTTGGGGATTTTGCAGGACTACGGTCTAACCTCCATAAGTCCAACTTCTACATAGTTGTAGTTTATGGGCTTACCAAGGATCGACTACTAGAGATATCAAGCTTCAAGATTGAGACTTTCTTCTTTAGATGTCTGGGTATTCCTCCAACGGTAGAGCAGTTATGCATAACTAATTATATAACTTGATTGACATAGTGGTCGATCAACTTACTTCCTAGCAAAAACACACTTTCTCTTATATTGGAAAGTTGGTGTTTGTTAGGATGATTTTACACTGTTGAGTGCTTTTGCCTATTTATCTTATCAATCCCCAATGGTATGATAAACAAGATATATTTCATCTATAGAGCTTTTTGTGGACATTCAAACATCCTCCTATCTTTTAGGATACTATGTATCTTCGAAGGAGGAAGgttatggactatgagatttgtaTGTTTGGAATTCAACATTGTTGACCGAAGTCTTATGGAACATAAATAGAAGAAGAAAATGCGATGAGTGCGGTGGATTCATCATACGTATCTAAACGGATATGATCTTTAGACATGGCAAGTTAAGGCTGATTCTCACCGCTTATTAAGCAGTTGTTGCTTATTTGAGATACCATCTTGGATCATGCAAGTATAGAAGAGCATGAGATATCTTTAATCAACACTTGACTCATCTTAGTGAGGCATTGCAGATGCATATGACTAATTTCAAATGAGGGGTCAAGAGCCAGCTTAGACTATAATGATTTGGAGATCGGACATTATGTCCAAGCATAGCTTTGTGTTGTGTAATGAAAGATCTTCCCCCTATGCTAGGGGGAGGATGAGACCTAGGATCAGCTCTTCTTACTTGGTCAATCTGACTTTGTGGACCAAAGTGCACACTTGGATGGGTTTTCGACAAGAGATAAGCATTGTGAGACGGATGTTAAGAGTCTTCAAAAGGGAGAGTAGAGAGTCGGTGTGTATTGCAAAGAT is drawn from Zingiber officinale cultivar Zhangliang chromosome 1B, Zo_v1.1, whole genome shotgun sequence and contains these coding sequences:
- the LOC122043486 gene encoding uncharacterized protein LOC122043486, which translates into the protein MSFPPQNLQNFQGFGNSMNHQNYAPRGPYQPLPAEYWQNMSHSYFTPSVVHGYGTPHTTGMSFTPSMSNEPATPTFIPETQLFNCESPIEVVNLEKAVSNAEGTRKRSSWTKVEDKVLARCFVTISDDPIISNEQKADAFWRRVASYYNENLPLGSNTRSGNVIRDKDILRFAYEKYRFENNGVAFNLEHVWRIVKDRPMFTPQSTDHFVATKKTRTSESGASNTSSNQDVSIHLDDEDTHPMGQKTAKRKGKDKVKSTMEDLTVNYNNIITKFTEYTSVKKSEVDFKQKQLEVEEIKAKAALLKSEAKNRLLKLKEYEILNKDISQMTKEQLIIHECICQDIRSRWNI